The DNA sequence TTGATTATGAGAGAATTATCctgtatctgaatattatttcctttctccacaagttggccaaaactgatgatattatttttcaaaGCAGGTATATAATAAAAATCATTTATATACTTTTTCTCATCATTCTTTCACACAACCGTAATTGTACATTTTCTTTTGACCGGAATTTTTAACGAGTCACCAAAAGCAACTTCTCCGTTGATGGTCTCGTCTACCATTGTAAATAAATCTTTATGGCCAGTCATATGATTGTTGGCTCctgagtcaagataccaaacattcttctTGCTATCCTCGTCTCCTTTATAAGTGAGGAACATAGCAGTGCCAATGTCTTTATCTTCTTTTGTTGATGCaaaatgacttctttcttccacttTTGTTTTTCTACCCTCGTAACTGAAGTGAccaaatttattacaattatgACATTGAAATTGAGATTTGTAACCTCGTTGAAATCCGCCTCTTCCTCGGCCTCTAAAATTCTGACCACGACCAGATGGTTAATAACCTTTAAAATTCAGGTCTCTATTGAAATATTGCCTTCCACATCCTCATCCACCTCGGTAGCCACCTCTTGCAAGTACAGAACTACTACTACCAGAATTATCGCCAATGGATACTTTACTTTGCAACGTCTCCTCCAGATGGATTGcatcatcatactggttcattCGCTGCTTGTGAGCTTGAAGTGAATCTACGAGCTCATCAATGGAAATTATGAACAAGTCCTTTGACTCCTCGATAGAAGAAACAACATAATCAAAATTTCTAGTCAGCGAACGGAGTAGTTTTTCCATGACCCCAACATCGTCGAGACTTTCACCATTTCTTTTCATCTCATTTTTCACGGCTTTCAGGCGcgtaacaaattcaccaatattttcagaagtcttcatctttaaattttcGAACTCTATGCATAGCACCTGGAGCCAAACCATTTTAACTTTTTCAACTCCGTGGAATAATTTTTGCAAAATCTCCCACGCTTTATTTGTCCTTTTTGCTTCAAATATTTTTTCAAAGGTTGATTTATCAATGCCTTGAATAATTATGTACAACACTTTTTATCTTTTATCTGGATCTCCTTTAACACCGTCTTCTCGGTATTTGGAGGTAATGCTTCAATGACTGCTTTAGCGGGCTTGCTGAACCCATTTTCGATAATTTTCCAATTATTGTAAGTACCGAGTAACACCTTCATTTGGATACTCCAATTCTCGTAATTTGTGGACGTCAATTTTGGAATGCTAGGTTGCACCATATTTGCCATTTTTCACGAACGTAACATTGGCTTGGATACCAGTTGTTGGAAACATGTATGGGATTTTCTATTTCTCGAACTCGAAAGACAGGGTGCATATTTAATATGTTaaaaaatggaaagtttgaggcatattttatatatgttcttgatatgatttccggaaactaacacttggaggttgttccttgatacgaggacttaaactttcatatttggatctaagatattttcttagtggaa is a window from the Apium graveolens cultivar Ventura chromosome 1, ASM990537v1, whole genome shotgun sequence genome containing:
- the LOC141709797 gene encoding uncharacterized protein LOC141709797 — its product is MANMVQPSIPKLTSTNYENWSIQMKVLLGTYNNWKIIENGFSKPAKAVIEALPPNTEKTVLCIEFENLKMKTSENIGEFVTRLKAVKNEMKRNGESLDDVGVMEKLLRSLTRNFDYVVSSIEESKDLFIISIDELVDSLQAHKQRMNQYDDAIHLEETLQSKVSIGDNSGSSSSNFRGRGRGGFQRGYKSQFQCHNCNKFGHFSYEGRKTKVEERSHFASTKEDKDIGTAMFLTYKGDEDSKKNVWYLDSGANNHMTGHKDLFTMVDETINGEVAFGDSLKIPVKRKCTITVV